A DNA window from Micromonospora sp. NBC_01739 contains the following coding sequences:
- a CDS encoding glycine hydroxymethyltransferase, whose amino-acid sequence MSPNAESTAFRSALEVIRSVEPRVADAIGAELADQRESLKLIASENYASPATLLAMGNWFSDKYAEGTVGRRFYAGCQNVDTVEALAAEHARELFGAAHAYVQPHSGIDANLVAFWAILADRVEAPALKRAQARHVNDLTEADWFALRRELGDQRMLGMSLDAGGHLTHGFRPNISGKMFDQRSYGTDPATGLVDYDKVAEVAREFRPLVLVAGYSAYPRKVNFRIMREIADSVGATFMVDMAHFAGLVAGKVFTGDFDPVPHAHIVTTTTHKSLRGPRGGMVLCGPELAEQVDRGCPMVLGGPLPHVMAAKAVALAEARRPDFADYAQRIVDNAQALAEGLLRRGAKLVTGGTDNHLVLIDVTGYGLTGRQAEQALLDSGIVTNRNAVPQDPNGAWYTSGIRIGTPALTTRGLGTAEMDATAELIHTVLSQTSAGANPDGTASKAKYVLDPALADKVSRQASELLAGFPLYPSVDLG is encoded by the coding sequence ATGTCGCCCAACGCCGAGTCCACCGCCTTCCGCAGCGCCCTGGAGGTCATCCGCTCCGTGGAGCCGCGCGTCGCCGACGCGATCGGCGCGGAGCTGGCCGACCAGCGCGAGTCGCTCAAGCTGATCGCCAGCGAGAACTACGCCTCGCCGGCCACCCTGCTGGCGATGGGCAACTGGTTCAGCGACAAGTACGCCGAGGGCACGGTGGGCCGCCGGTTCTACGCCGGCTGCCAGAACGTCGACACGGTCGAGGCGCTGGCCGCCGAGCACGCCCGGGAGCTGTTCGGCGCGGCGCACGCCTACGTGCAGCCGCATTCGGGCATCGACGCCAACCTGGTGGCTTTCTGGGCGATCCTGGCCGACCGGGTGGAGGCCCCCGCGCTGAAGCGGGCCCAGGCCCGGCACGTCAACGACCTCACCGAGGCCGACTGGTTCGCCCTGCGCCGGGAGCTGGGCGACCAGCGGATGCTCGGCATGTCCCTGGACGCCGGTGGGCACCTCACCCACGGCTTCCGCCCGAACATCTCCGGCAAGATGTTCGACCAGCGCAGCTACGGCACCGACCCGGCGACCGGCCTGGTCGACTACGACAAGGTCGCCGAGGTAGCCCGGGAGTTCCGGCCGTTGGTGCTGGTGGCCGGCTACTCGGCGTACCCCCGGAAGGTCAACTTCCGGATCATGCGGGAGATCGCCGACTCCGTCGGGGCCACCTTCATGGTCGACATGGCCCACTTCGCCGGCCTGGTGGCGGGCAAGGTCTTCACCGGTGACTTCGACCCGGTGCCGCACGCCCACATCGTCACCACCACCACCCACAAGTCGCTGCGGGGTCCGCGCGGTGGCATGGTGCTCTGCGGCCCGGAACTGGCCGAGCAGGTGGACCGGGGCTGCCCGATGGTGCTCGGCGGCCCGCTGCCGCACGTGATGGCCGCCAAGGCGGTCGCGCTGGCCGAGGCCCGCCGCCCCGACTTCGCCGACTACGCCCAGCGCATCGTCGACAACGCCCAGGCGCTGGCCGAGGGCCTGCTGCGCCGGGGCGCGAAGCTGGTCACCGGGGGCACGGACAACCACCTGGTGCTCATCGACGTCACCGGGTACGGGCTGACCGGCCGGCAGGCCGAGCAGGCCCTGCTGGACTCGGGCATCGTCACCAACCGCAACGCGGTGCCGCAGGACCCCAACGGGGCCTGGTACACCTCCGGCATCCGGATCGGCACCCCGGCCCTGACCACCCGTGGGCTGGGCACCGCGGAGATGGACGCCACCGCCGAGCTGATCCACACCGTGCTCAGCCAGACCAGCGCCGGGGCCAACCCGGACGGCACGGCCTCGAAGGCCAAGTACGTCCTCGACCCGGCCCTGGCGGACAAGGTCAGCCGCCAGGCCAGCGAGCTGCTCGCCGGTTTCCCGCTGTACCCCAGCGTCGACCTGGGCTGA
- a CDS encoding S8 family peptidase — protein sequence MLRRTALAVAAAVALGVGLTGTATGTATASATGPEATYLVLAPQGGTVDRALARVAAADGRVVADYRQIGVLIVRSANRDFVTQAAGAGIESVAPTAGLGTVLDEGHTVELTEAEAAAPTADPDAEPLFDRQWAMPMIDLPRAHTVTTGGAEVVVGVLDSGISSSHPDLATQIARDKSVSCLGGVADPSEAAWNPTTSDHGTHVAGIIAAARNGVGVTGVAPGVKVAAVKVVDNEGYIYPEAAVCGFMWAAEQGMQLTNNSYYLDPWELNCRNDPRQRPVWQAVQRALRYSQSKGVLHVASAGNANYDLAHRFVDSGSPNNGIPEVRQITGACLVLPAQAPGVVTVAAVGPTGAKSYYSSYGQGVIDVTAPGGDSRIRTQGLVPTTTDAILSTTYNTVTRTDGWGWKQGTSMSAPHVTGVAALARSVHPGMNAGQLSALLERTAVPQTCPAGRYDPVPLLPNPADYSATCQGGTRNGFHGAGLVNADRAVR from the coding sequence ATGCTCCGTCGTACGGCCCTCGCCGTGGCGGCCGCCGTGGCCCTCGGTGTCGGTCTCACCGGCACCGCCACCGGCACGGCCACCGCCTCCGCCACCGGCCCTGAGGCCACCTACCTGGTGCTCGCACCCCAGGGCGGCACAGTCGACCGGGCGCTGGCGCGGGTGGCCGCCGCCGACGGGCGGGTGGTGGCCGACTACCGGCAGATCGGGGTGCTGATCGTCCGCTCGGCCAACCGTGACTTCGTCACCCAGGCCGCCGGGGCGGGGATCGAGTCCGTGGCCCCCACCGCCGGGCTGGGCACCGTCCTGGACGAGGGCCACACCGTGGAGCTGACCGAGGCCGAGGCGGCGGCCCCGACGGCCGACCCGGACGCCGAGCCCCTCTTCGACCGGCAGTGGGCCATGCCGATGATCGACCTGCCGCGGGCCCACACGGTCACCACCGGCGGCGCCGAGGTGGTGGTGGGGGTGTTGGACAGCGGCATCTCCAGCAGCCACCCCGACCTGGCCACCCAGATCGCCCGGGACAAGAGCGTCTCCTGCCTCGGTGGGGTGGCCGACCCCAGCGAGGCGGCCTGGAATCCCACCACCTCCGACCACGGCACCCATGTGGCCGGGATCATCGCCGCCGCCCGCAACGGGGTAGGGGTTACCGGGGTGGCCCCCGGGGTCAAGGTGGCCGCGGTGAAGGTCGTCGACAACGAGGGCTACATCTATCCGGAGGCCGCGGTCTGCGGCTTCATGTGGGCCGCCGAGCAGGGCATGCAGCTGACCAACAACAGCTACTACCTGGACCCGTGGGAGCTGAACTGCCGCAACGACCCCCGCCAGCGCCCGGTGTGGCAGGCCGTGCAGCGGGCCCTGCGCTACTCGCAGAGCAAGGGGGTGCTGCATGTGGCCTCCGCCGGCAACGCCAACTACGACCTGGCCCACCGGTTCGTCGACTCCGGCAGCCCGAACAACGGCATACCGGAGGTACGCCAGATCACCGGCGCCTGCCTCGTGCTGCCCGCCCAGGCCCCGGGGGTGGTGACCGTCGCCGCGGTCGGGCCGACCGGAGCCAAGAGCTACTACTCCTCGTACGGCCAGGGGGTCATCGATGTGACCGCCCCCGGCGGGGACAGCCGGATCCGTACCCAGGGCCTGGTCCCGACCACCACGGACGCCATCCTGTCGACCACCTACAACACGGTGACCCGGACCGACGGCTGGGGGTGGAAGCAGGGCACCTCGATGTCCGCTCCGCATGTCACCGGGGTGGCGGCCCTGGCCCGGTCGGTGCACCCCGGCATGAATGCCGGGCAGTTGTCGGCGCTGCTGGAGCGCACCGCCGTGCCCCAGACCTGCCCGGCGGGCCGCTACGACCCGGTGCCGCTGCTGCCGAACCCGGCCGACTACTCGGCCACCTGCCAGGGCGGTACCCGCAACGGCTTCCACGGCGCCGGCCTGGTCAACGCCGACCGGGCGGTGCGGTGA